A stretch of the Aegilops tauschii subsp. strangulata cultivar AL8/78 chromosome 4, Aet v6.0, whole genome shotgun sequence genome encodes the following:
- the LOC109762636 gene encoding uncharacterized protein, translating to MGHDSGLKRQSQSHSRLRPVPELPQTPCRPDRANDRRYSQLKCSDGDSGELRLGVGAHIPNFHCKSLPTRSRLTNAEDIAVAKRGSMYQSSSEITRIRRLQEEGRRKIDSAPSGDEFLSFDIVNDGEASSRPSTSGSGAHYLFSHRSRRSEAAKPSVETRRVNRAPTKDFLDLSFRELPDEDFKLGRPRMDCTLLKNDDAGDAFLEISIEEEESTARAPCRNAAPHLLDGKSGTGAEADRQLNSGVCPGESNHHGERQRVPASNIPDKSVPAKSESAPDGTSPSECVNRGTENITKAARSSPFKKMLSPIMKSKSVRSSPSLADKEDSNSAAVSASSKNCASRKSLLSDLSRTERSQASSNCQPNGESRHMTEASLSPAHLRAVLKCDSRNGIPFYDFCVEGPEESISARSWESGSELSRIYTFHSGGKRGSTAGRSSKDERRCLPPTVGQMHASSYLCSEVGKDGLLNNSVNTEFVLYDIAHARRSFAAEEKTHQCTEPSQPKSCGVADKSVSGEYPQKISLIDHQHDARNNPEVSTSRPWSEEDLYPHLEIAATVIQIPFNKDKKCSSAGTIKVVTPSGLHGLSNDNESSPSSLLERWRYGGGCDCGGWDMACPLVILENAYDDNWVDSVMKESKHPMELLVQGSKEELPALSMKADGKGQLLVDFHARLSALQAFSACISLLHCSEASTAVVIEKGKHKLYSSSLKMLLEGEVMQLIEAVTAEEKKKLKTTKREKAPPSVAFDPRRPPFSPLGRV from the exons ATGGGGCACGACTCCGGCCTGAAGCGCCAGTCCCAGTCCCATTCCAGACTCAGGCCAGTCCCTGAACTTCCACAAACGCCTTGCCGTCCTGACAGAGCAAATGATAGGAGATACAGCCAGCTGAAATGCTCCGACGGTGACTCCGGAGAGCTCCGCCTGGGCGTGGGCGCCCACATCCCCAATTTCCACTGCAAGAGCCTGCCCACCAGAAGCCGGCTGACCAATGCAGAGGACATCGCCGTCGCCAAGCGCGGCTCCATGTACCAGAGCTCCAGCGAGATCACCAGGATAAGGAGGCTCCAGGAGGAGGGCAGGAGGAAGATCGACTCCGCGCCCAGCGGGGACGAGTTCCTCTCCTTCGACATCGtcaacgacggcgaggcctcctCCCGGCCGAGCACGAGCGGGAGCGGGGCGCACTACCTCTTCTCCCACCGCAGCCGGCGGTCGGAGGCCGCAAAGCCCTCCGTGGAGACCCGTAGGGTGAACCGGGCGCCCACCAAGGACTTTCTGGATTTGTCCTTCCGTGAGCTGCCTGATGAGGATTTTAAGCTTGGCCGGCCGCGGATGGACTGCACCCTGCTGAAGAATGATGATGCCGGTGATGCTTTCTTGGAGATATCCATTGAGGAAGAGGAGTCCACAGCAAGAGCCCCCTGCAGAAATGCAGCTCCCCATTTGCTGGATGGAAAGTCTGGTACAGGTGCAGAAGCAGATCGTCAGCTGAACTCCGGTGTATGTCCTGGTGAAAGTAACCACCATGGTGAGAGACAGAGGGTTCCAGCAAGTAATATTCCTGATAAGTCTGTGCCAGCAAAGAGCGAGAGCGCCCCTGATGGCACCAGTCCATCAGAATGTGTCAATCGCGGCACGGAGAACATCACTAAAGCAGCTCGATCAAGCCCTTTCAAGAAGATGCTGAGCCCGATCATGAAGTCCAAGTCTGTTAGAAGCAGCCCATCTCTTGCCGACAAGGAAGACTCCAACTCTGCAGCTGTGTCGGCAAGCAGCAAAAACTGCGCATCCCGCAAATCGTTGCTCAGTGATCTCTCAAGGACTGAGCGAAGCCAAGCATCATCCAATTGCCAGCCAAACGGAGAAAGTCGGCATATGACGGAGGCTTCTTTGTCACCTGCTCATCTTCGAGCAGTTCTTAAATGTGACTCCAGAAATGGTATTCCCTTTTATGACTTCTGTGTCGAGGGCCCGGAAGAATCCATCTCTGCTAGGTCCTGGGAGAGTGGGAGTGAACTGAGCCGGATTTACACTTTCCATAGCGGTGGTAAACGAGGAAGCACTGCTGGGAGGTCCTCCAAAGACGAACGCAGATGCCTGCCTCCAACTGTAGGCCAGATGCACGCTTCGTCCTATCTATGCTCTGAAGTTGGAAAAGATGGTCTTCTGAATAATTCTGTCAACACCGAGTTTGTTCTGTACGATATCGCTCACGCAAGGCGAAGTTTTGCCGCCGAGGAGAAGACTCATCAGTGTACAGAGCCCAGTCAGCCGAAATCCTGCGGCGTCGCTGATAAATCGGTCTCTGGTGAATATCCACAGAAGATTAGTCTGATTGACCACCAGCATGATGCAAGGAATAATCCAGAGGTATCGACATCTCGCCCATGGTCTGAAGAGGATCTCTATCCTCATTTGGAGATTGCAGCAACAGTCATTCAGATTCCATTTAATAAGGACAAGAAGTGTTCGTCCGCTGGTACTATCAAAGTGGTGACACCGAGTGGGCTGCATGGATTATCGAACGACAATGAATCCAGCCCATCATCCTTGCTAGAAAGATGGAGGTATGGTGGGGGGTGTGATTGTGGCGGATGGGACATGGCATGTCCACTTGTCATCCTCGAGAATGCTTATGATGATAACTGGGTCGATTCTGTGATGAAGGAAAGCAAGCATCCTATGGAGCTCCTTGTTCAG GGTAGCAAAGAAGAGCTCCCTGCCCTTTCCATGAAAGCCGACGGGAAAGGGCAGCTGTTGGTGGATTTCCACGCGCGGCTATCAGCGTTACAGGCATTCTCAGCCTGCATCTCTCTGCTGCACTGCTCGGAGGCTTCGACGGCCGTCGTCATCGAGAAGGGCAAGCACAAGCTGTACTCCAGCTCGCTCAAGATGCTCCTTGAGGGGGAGGTGATGCAGCTGATCGAGGCGGTCAcggcagaggagaagaagaaacTGAAGACGACGAAGCGAGAGAAGGCGCCTCCGTCTGTCGCGTTCGATCCGCGGCGCCCGCCCTTCTCCCCCCTGGGAAGAGTATAG
- the LOC109762628 gene encoding voltage-dependent chloride channel 1, chloroplastic isoform X1: MAARPPPSPATTPRRHHHLSPSARPGRRNRQLTRCFPEPLPNPPPSPNPPNPLLSLLTAVPDWADAVSERRIREPRPLYTHEQWREHRSSLRHLRHLLSSLSSRVILSLVPPVSAFTAFAAAVATYNTLAPDYALTASSLPYQLTAPALALLLVFRTEASYARFDEGRKAWMRVLAGATELAGMVMHSCGAGERGDNDTGTGALVNYILAFPVALKCHITSNSDIRKDLQGLLAEDDLNVIMSSKHRPRCIIEFISQSLQMLDFEEHKRSIMESKLSCFLEGICVCEQIIGIPVPLSYTRLTSRFLVLWHLTLPIILWAECKWIVVPATFVSAASLFCIEEVGVLIEEPFPMLALDAQCQQLHDSMRDMMSVQGLVRKQLVAKTKGHGRGGRLPQNGWPVSSSRGEQVKVD; this comes from the exons ATGGCGGCACGCCCGCCGCCCAGCCCGGCCACCACCCctcgccgccaccaccacctcagCCCGTCTGCCAGGCCCGGCCGCCGCAACCGCCAGCTCACCCGCTGCTTCCCCGAGCCGCTCCCCAACCCCCCACCATCCCCGAACCCCCCGAACCCGCTCCTCTCCCTCCTGACCGCCGTGCCCGACTGGGCGGACGCCGTGTCGGAGCGGCGCATCCGGGAGCCGCGGCCGCTGTACACGCACGAGCAGTGGCGGGAGCACCGCAGCTCGCTGCGCCACCTGCGGCACCTCCTCTCCTCGCTCTCCTCCCGTGTCATCCTCTCCCTCGTGCCGCCGGTCTCCGCCTTCACCgccttcgccgccgccgtcgccacctACAACACGCTCGCCCCGGACTACGCGCTCACGGCCTCCTCCCTGCCCTACCAGCTCACCGCCCCCGCGCTCGCGCTCCTCCTCGTCTTCCGCACCGAGGCCTCCTACGCGCGCTTCGACGAGGGCCGCAAGGCCTGGATGCGCGTCCTCGCCGGCGCCACCGAGCTCGCCGGCATGGTCATGCATTCCTGCGGCGCCGGTGAGCGCGGGGACAACGACACCGGCACCGGCGCGCTCGTCAACTACATCCTCGCCTTCCCCGTCGCGCTCAAG TGTCATATAACCAGCAACTCCGACATCAGAAAGGACCTTCAGGGCTTGCTCGCAGAGGACGACCTGAATGTTATCATGAGCTCAAAACACCGGCCTCGTTGCATCATCGAGTTCATTTCGCAGAGTCTCCAGATGTTGGATTTCGAGGAGCATAAGCGGAGCATCATG GAGTCTAAACTGTCTTGTTTCCTTGAAGGAATTTGTGTGTGCGAGCAGATCATCGGGATTCCTGTTCCTCTGTCGTACACGAGGCTTACTTCGCGGTTTCTTGTCCTGTGGCATCTTACACTTCCAATCATACTATGGGCAGAATGTAAATGGATCGTGGTTCCAGCTACTTTTGTCAGTGCTGCCTCCTTATTCTGCATCGAGGAA GTGGGTGTTCTCATCGAGGAGCCATTCCCGATGCTAGCGCTCGACGCGCAGTGCCAGCAGCTCCACGACAGCATGCGCGACATGATGTCGGTGCAAGGCCTGGTCAGAAAGCAACTGGTCGCCAAGACCAAGGGCCACGGCAGAGGCGGTAGGCTCCCGCAGAACGGCTGGCCCGTCTCCAGCTCCAGGGGCGAGCAGGTGAAGGTCGACTGA
- the LOC109762628 gene encoding voltage-dependent chloride channel 1, chloroplastic isoform X2 — MAARPPPSPATTPRRHHHLSPSARPGRRNRQLTRCFPEPLPNPPPSPNPPNPLLSLLTAVPDWADAVSERRIREPRPLYTHEQWREHRSSLRHLRHLLSSLSSRVILSLVPPVSAFTAFAAAVATYNTLAPDYALTASSLPYQLTAPALALLLVFRTEASYARFDEGRKAWMRVLAGATELAGMVMHSCGAGERGDNDTGTGALVNYILAFPVALKCHITSNSDIRKDLQGLLAEDDLNVIMSSKHRPRCIIEFISQSLQMLDFEEHKRSIMEFVCASRSSGFLFLCRTRGLLRGFLSCGILHFQSYYGQNVNGSWFQLLLSVLPPYSASRKWVFSSRSHSRC, encoded by the exons ATGGCGGCACGCCCGCCGCCCAGCCCGGCCACCACCCctcgccgccaccaccacctcagCCCGTCTGCCAGGCCCGGCCGCCGCAACCGCCAGCTCACCCGCTGCTTCCCCGAGCCGCTCCCCAACCCCCCACCATCCCCGAACCCCCCGAACCCGCTCCTCTCCCTCCTGACCGCCGTGCCCGACTGGGCGGACGCCGTGTCGGAGCGGCGCATCCGGGAGCCGCGGCCGCTGTACACGCACGAGCAGTGGCGGGAGCACCGCAGCTCGCTGCGCCACCTGCGGCACCTCCTCTCCTCGCTCTCCTCCCGTGTCATCCTCTCCCTCGTGCCGCCGGTCTCCGCCTTCACCgccttcgccgccgccgtcgccacctACAACACGCTCGCCCCGGACTACGCGCTCACGGCCTCCTCCCTGCCCTACCAGCTCACCGCCCCCGCGCTCGCGCTCCTCCTCGTCTTCCGCACCGAGGCCTCCTACGCGCGCTTCGACGAGGGCCGCAAGGCCTGGATGCGCGTCCTCGCCGGCGCCACCGAGCTCGCCGGCATGGTCATGCATTCCTGCGGCGCCGGTGAGCGCGGGGACAACGACACCGGCACCGGCGCGCTCGTCAACTACATCCTCGCCTTCCCCGTCGCGCTCAAG TGTCATATAACCAGCAACTCCGACATCAGAAAGGACCTTCAGGGCTTGCTCGCAGAGGACGACCTGAATGTTATCATGAGCTCAAAACACCGGCCTCGTTGCATCATCGAGTTCATTTCGCAGAGTCTCCAGATGTTGGATTTCGAGGAGCATAAGCGGAGCATCATG GAATTTGTGTGTGCGAGCAGATCATCGGGATTCCTGTTCCTCTGTCGTACACGAGGCTTACTTCGCGGTTTCTTGTCCTGTGGCATCTTACACTTCCAATCATACTATGGGCAGAATGTAAATGGATCGTGGTTCCAGCTACTTTTGTCAGTGCTGCCTCCTTATTCTGCATCGAGGAA GTGGGTGTTCTCATCGAGGAGCCATTCCCGATGCTAG